From a region of the Cenarchaeum symbiont of Oopsacas minuta genome:
- a CDS encoding NADH-ubiquinone oxidoreductase subunit I produces MGTATGIIRALNSGVKHLAVKRFTLKYPEEKLKFVGDGYQYDPITGVGIAGLKGRHMLFHDHCTGCQLCSIACEGVAEAIAMVKVPEDWKQNKKAIMPQIDYGKCVFCGLCVDACPFYALYMTNDYELSSFTKEGLIYTPSQLQVKPNVAQDSEIIIDERGATHG; encoded by the coding sequence ATGGGTACTGCAACTGGAATCATACGTGCGCTAAACTCTGGAGTAAAACATTTGGCTGTAAAACGTTTCACTTTGAAATATCCTGAAGAAAAGCTAAAGTTTGTTGGAGATGGATACCAGTACGATCCTATCACGGGAGTGGGCATCGCTGGACTAAAGGGACGCCATATGCTCTTTCACGATCACTGTACTGGATGTCAGCTCTGTTCTATAGCCTGCGAGGGAGTTGCTGAAGCTATTGCAATGGTCAAAGTTCCAGAAGATTGGAAGCAGAACAAAAAGGCGATAATGCCACAGATAGATTATGGCAAATGTGTCTTTTGTGGACTCTGCGTTGACGCATGTCCATTTTACGCCTTGTACATGACAAACGATTACGAGCTATCCTCTTTTACAAAAGAAGGACTCATCTATACGCCATCACAGCTGCAGGTAAAACCAAACGTGGCACAAGATTCAGAGATCATCATAGATGAGAGAGGCGCAACTCATGGCTGA
- a CDS encoding NADH-quinone oxidoreductase subunit D: protein MSKQLPSGMTLDKVDDNIMTLNVGPQHPGSGHMRLIVKIDGDYITSCDPDPGYVHRGEEKMAEYRNYITNIPHLERPVIHDSCNVLYPYCLATEELLGIEVPERAKYVRVIASELNRCVYTTYWLAIYGIFLGHSTMFMWPTGDRELLIDLLEKLTGARVTHAYFVPGGVRNDLPPGFEDACLRQVDYFEKRIKEYAAIFYDNPILISRTEKTGILSRQDAIRLGTTGSVLRASGVDYDLRKKEPYDVYEEIDFETHSLKAGDSYARSKVPWLDMLESCRIIRDALAKMPKSGSVRTKLKPNPKGIVGHSYRRVESGRGSLGCHIVSDGKVEPYRVKLSVGSFRNLICIPYLLKGEKLGNMPAVYWSLNYWPVEADR from the coding sequence ATGAGTAAACAACTACCGTCTGGAATGACATTGGATAAAGTAGACGACAATATAATGACACTCAATGTGGGTCCACAACACCCAGGTTCTGGTCACATGAGGCTCATCGTAAAGATAGATGGTGACTATATCACAAGCTGTGACCCCGATCCAGGATACGTCCACCGAGGAGAAGAAAAAATGGCAGAGTACCGCAACTATATCACAAACATACCTCATCTAGAGAGACCAGTAATACATGACTCTTGCAATGTTTTGTATCCATACTGTCTTGCTACAGAAGAACTTTTGGGAATCGAGGTACCAGAGCGCGCAAAATATGTACGTGTTATTGCATCAGAGCTTAATCGTTGTGTATACACTACATACTGGCTTGCTATCTATGGAATATTTCTTGGACACTCTACGATGTTTATGTGGCCTACAGGAGATCGAGAACTACTAATAGACTTACTTGAAAAACTCACTGGCGCTCGCGTAACTCATGCATATTTTGTGCCAGGTGGAGTGCGCAACGATCTACCTCCAGGATTTGAAGATGCATGCCTTCGTCAGGTAGATTATTTTGAAAAACGTATAAAAGAATATGCTGCAATCTTTTATGACAACCCTATACTCATATCTAGAACAGAAAAGACCGGCATTCTCTCAAGACAGGATGCAATACGCCTTGGAACCACTGGCTCTGTATTGCGTGCAAGCGGTGTAGACTATGATCTACGTAAAAAAGAACCATACGACGTGTACGAAGAGATTGACTTTGAGACACACTCACTAAAGGCAGGAGACTCTTATGCACGCTCAAAGGTGCCGTGGTTAGATATGCTGGAGAGTTGTCGTATAATCCGTGACGCACTAGCAAAGATGCCAAAGTCTGGATCTGTGAGAACAAAGCTAAAACCAAATCCAAAGGGCATAGTGGGACACTCTTATCGCAGAGTAGAATCAGGTCGAGGCTCGCTTGGATGTCATATCGTCTCAGATGGCAAGGTAGAACCGTATCGAGTAAAGCTGAGTGTGGGTTCATTTAGGAATCTCATATGTATACCATATCTGCTAAAGGGTGAGAAATTAGGAAACATGCCAGCTGTATACTGGAGCCTAAATTATTGGCCTGTGGAGGCTGACCGATAA
- a CDS encoding NADH-ubiquinone oxidoreductase subunit 4L — MLFAIEIVINAANLNLVAFARFIPDSGGQTLALFSIAIAAAEVAVGLSLIIVAYRIYKNIDVAEFRSLKG; from the coding sequence ATGCTCTTTGCAATAGAGATTGTCATAAATGCAGCAAATCTCAATTTGGTGGCCTTTGCAAGATTCATTCCAGATAGCGGTGGACAGACTTTGGCGCTATTTTCAATAGCAATCGCTGCAGCAGAGGTTGCAGTCGGACTCTCGCTTATAATCGTGGCATATCGAATATACAAAAATATCGACGTGGCCGAGTTTAGGAGTTTGAAGGGTTAG
- a CDS encoding CRISPR-associated protein Cas1 has protein sequence MTQIQNTLYVTTHGSYLSKDGENILVKSEGNIVMRVPVHVLDGIVCIGRIMISPALMGHCMKHGLSISFLTENGYFLGRVVGSVSGNVLLRREQYRHADDPIKSFNIAKNIVIGKILNQRTVLDRALRDYNDVMHINDRDSLCATKIHFTQAVQHIQNENNIDVLRGIEGESAKKYFGQFNTLIRTNNEEFRFIGRSRRPPLDRINSMMSFVYTLLTHDIRSALESVGLDPTVGFLHTDRPGRLGLALDILEEFRPWFCDRLVISLINRKQIHVDDFIIMPDGACMMTAAGRKILIMAYQKRKRDPIKHGFLDEKSFVGIMWHLQAKLLARYLRKDLDEYPPFLWR, from the coding sequence ATGACACAAATACAAAATACACTATATGTGACAACACATGGTTCATACCTGAGTAAAGATGGTGAAAATATACTAGTAAAGTCTGAAGGCAATATTGTCATGAGAGTTCCTGTACATGTGCTAGATGGTATAGTATGTATTGGTCGAATTATGATTAGTCCAGCACTCATGGGTCATTGTATGAAACATGGGTTGTCTATATCGTTTTTGACTGAAAATGGATATTTTTTAGGAAGAGTGGTAGGATCTGTTTCTGGAAATGTATTACTACGACGCGAACAGTATAGACATGCAGATGATCCGATCAAAAGTTTCAATATTGCAAAAAATATAGTAATTGGAAAAATACTCAACCAGCGTACTGTATTAGATAGAGCGTTAAGAGATTATAATGATGTAATGCATATAAATGATAGAGACTCATTATGTGCAACTAAAATACACTTTACACAGGCAGTACAGCATATACAAAATGAAAATAATATTGATGTATTACGTGGGATAGAAGGCGAATCGGCAAAAAAATATTTCGGGCAATTTAATACACTTATCAGAACTAACAATGAAGAATTTCGTTTTATAGGTAGAAGTCGACGACCTCCATTGGATCGAATAAACTCTATGATGTCATTTGTTTATACATTGTTAACACATGATATACGTTCAGCATTAGAATCTGTTGGTCTTGATCCGACAGTAGGATTTTTGCATACTGATAGACCTGGAAGATTAGGATTGGCCTTGGATATTCTAGAAGAATTTAGGCCATGGTTTTGTGATCGATTAGTAATATCACTCATAAATCGTAAGCAAATACATGTGGATGATTTTATAATCATGCCTGATGGTGCATGTATGATGACTGCAGCTGGAAGGAAAATACTGATCATGGCATATCAAAAAAGAAAACGAGATCCTATTAAACACGGATTCTTGGATGAAAAATCATTTGTTGGAATAATGTGGCATTTGCAGGCTAAATTATTAGCACGTTATTTGAGGAAAGATTTAGATGAATATCCTCCATTTCTATGGAGATGA
- a CDS encoding CRISPR-associated endonuclease Cas2 encodes MNILHFYGDDCMIVVVSYDVRTSSPEGRTRLRRLAKTCQDYGQRVQLSVFEISLSSTDWVYVKDRILNEMNKNEDSVRFYYLGNNAKGHIEHIGKKPSIDYDGALIV; translated from the coding sequence ATGAATATCCTCCATTTCTATGGAGATGATTGTATGATAGTCGTAGTAAGTTATGATGTGAGAACGAGTAGCCCTGAGGGTAGAACAAGGTTACGCCGTTTAGCAAAAACATGCCAAGATTATGGTCAACGTGTACAACTATCTGTATTTGAAATATCTCTAAGCTCTACTGATTGGGTTTACGTTAAAGATCGTATATTAAATGAAATGAATAAAAATGAAGATAGTGTGAGATTTTATTATTTGGGAAATAATGCCAAAGGGCATATTGAACATATTGGAAAAAAACCAAGTATTGACTATGATGGCGCCTTGATTGTTTAA
- a CDS encoding NADH-ubiquinone oxidoreductase subunit C produces the protein MSEQMPEKKETSIESTMPKFEKDVADLVTKKFPSNVEILSIQPKRIQLSTKSENIIEVAQFIRDELGFDHAESVTGLDHPDEGQIELVYHLGSYTDESLASQVLSISTRVPREEIPNPGNDSTKIASLREVFYSVEFHERECFEMLGIYFEGHPDNRRLLLPEDWADLPPLRRDFKIKGR, from the coding sequence ATGAGCGAACAGATGCCAGAGAAGAAAGAGACATCTATAGAATCTACAATGCCAAAGTTTGAAAAAGATGTGGCCGATTTGGTAACAAAAAAATTCCCATCCAACGTGGAGATTTTATCCATACAACCAAAAAGAATACAACTATCTACCAAAAGCGAGAATATTATAGAGGTTGCTCAGTTTATACGCGATGAGTTAGGTTTTGACCACGCAGAATCTGTCACTGGACTAGATCATCCAGATGAGGGGCAGATAGAGCTAGTCTACCACCTTGGCTCATATACGGATGAATCGCTTGCATCACAGGTTCTCTCTATATCCACAAGGGTTCCTCGCGAAGAGATTCCAAATCCAGGTAACGATTCAACAAAGATCGCCAGTCTCCGTGAGGTATTTTACAGCGTAGAGTTTCATGAACGTGAATGCTTTGAGATGCTTGGTATATACTTTGAAGGTCACCCGGACAACCGTAGACTACTTTTACCCGAAGACTGGGCAGATCTACCACCTCTGAGGCGGGACTTTAAGATAAAGGGACGATAA
- a CDS encoding peroxiredoxin, whose product MKTYMVNIGDMAPNFELVDTELKMRKLEEFAGKNVVIAFFVAASSPVCETELCSFRDSSSELEGLDAKVVAISNDGPFANKAFAEKNNLTFPILGDYTSSTIKDYDVLMPHLLHVKDYNAAKRSIFIITKNGKIGYKWVSEDPLKEPNYAEIKEFLKSN is encoded by the coding sequence ATGAAAACATACATGGTCAATATAGGAGATATGGCACCGAATTTTGAGCTAGTCGATACTGAACTAAAGATGCGTAAATTAGAAGAGTTTGCTGGAAAAAATGTCGTGATTGCATTTTTTGTCGCTGCCAGCTCTCCAGTATGTGAGACTGAACTGTGTTCATTTCGTGATTCGAGTAGCGAGCTTGAGGGTTTGGATGCAAAAGTTGTTGCAATAAGTAATGATGGACCGTTTGCAAACAAGGCATTTGCAGAAAAGAACAATCTCACATTTCCAATTCTTGGCGATTATACTAGCTCCACGATAAAAGACTATGATGTTTTAATGCCACACCTGCTTCATGTTAAAGACTATAATGCAGCAAAGCGTTCAATATTCATCATAACCAAAAACGGCAAAATTGGATACAAATGGGTATCAGAAGATCCATTAAAAGAACCAAATTATGCAGAGATTAAAGAATTTTTAAAATCAAACTAG
- a CDS encoding NADH-quinone oxidoreductase subunit B — protein MHCTNQRGETFGDSMLKELVTPHAANVFVGKLGEILEKAVDKPLGYALSWGRMWSLWPVHIETACCSVEFGAASGPKYDVERFGIIEAFGSLRQCDLVVVQGTITRKMAPRLRLVYDQMPEPKYVIAMGACAITGGLYFDSYNVLPGIDGILPVDVYVPGCPPRPETLIQGCMLLQEKIKRIKQGNRSI, from the coding sequence TTGCATTGTACCAATCAAAGAGGAGAAACATTTGGTGATTCCATGTTAAAAGAACTTGTAACTCCACATGCGGCAAATGTCTTTGTAGGCAAGCTAGGAGAAATTTTGGAAAAGGCAGTGGATAAACCATTAGGATATGCACTAAGTTGGGGCAGAATGTGGTCATTGTGGCCTGTGCATATCGAGACTGCATGTTGTAGCGTAGAATTTGGTGCCGCGTCAGGTCCAAAGTACGACGTTGAACGATTTGGAATCATAGAAGCTTTTGGTTCATTGAGACAGTGCGACCTAGTCGTAGTACAAGGTACGATCACAAGAAAGATGGCTCCAAGGTTGCGTCTTGTATATGATCAGATGCCAGAGCCAAAGTACGTCATAGCAATGGGTGCATGCGCCATTACAGGTGGACTGTATTTTGATTCGTATAATGTGTTGCCTGGAATAGATGGAATTTTACCAGTAGATGTGTATGTTCCAGGATGTCCTCCGAGACCTGAGACACTGATACAAGGATGTATGCTATTACAGGAAAAGATCAAGCGCATAAAACAGGGTAATAGGTCAATATAG
- a CDS encoding NADH-ubiquinone oxidoreductase subunit A, whose translation MGEIAGSYSTVVLMFGFAVVATAPALLISRMIAPRTGGNPVKFLPMECGQVPSGAGRTHFMMQYYAYILMFVIFDVMAIFLYAWGGAVLNLPKAATLPILAFLAIMFAAMSFALYQSKRRNIW comes from the coding sequence GTGGGCGAAATTGCCGGCAGTTATAGTACAGTCGTACTCATGTTTGGTTTTGCTGTTGTTGCAACCGCTCCAGCATTACTCATATCTAGAATGATCGCACCTAGAACTGGTGGCAATCCTGTAAAATTTCTTCCAATGGAGTGTGGTCAGGTGCCCTCTGGAGCAGGCCGAACTCATTTTATGATGCAATATTACGCGTACATACTCATGTTTGTCATATTTGATGTTATGGCTATATTCTTGTACGCATGGGGCGGCGCTGTCTTGAATCTCCCAAAGGCTGCAACTCTACCAATCTTGGCATTTCTTGCCATAATGTTTGCGGCAATGTCGTTTGCATTGTACCAATCAAAGAGGAGAAACATTTGGTGA
- a CDS encoding NADH-ubiquinone oxidoreductase, with amino-acid sequence MADAVFLAISVLTVGSAIAALELRSLIYGSVALMGTLVGVAGFFLLLDAPFVALFQIAVYVGSIAVLILFTVMLVRRELIFVKIEDPRRRYIGLGLLLVFMTAIGGIIVDSGVRQITTDEPPVDFTSIGEDFLIHYWPALIAMALILAASVTAALVLARREEEISNGRTD; translated from the coding sequence ATGGCTGATGCAGTATTCCTTGCAATCTCTGTACTCACGGTCGGCTCTGCAATCGCCGCCCTAGAACTACGCTCGCTCATATACGGCTCTGTCGCCTTGATGGGAACTCTTGTTGGAGTAGCCGGATTCTTTCTTTTACTAGATGCACCATTTGTGGCACTCTTTCAGATTGCAGTATATGTGGGATCTATTGCTGTACTGATACTCTTTACTGTAATGCTTGTGCGGCGTGAGCTCATCTTTGTAAAGATAGAAGATCCACGAAGAAGATACATCGGTTTAGGACTCTTGCTAGTATTCATGACTGCGATCGGTGGCATCATCGTAGATTCTGGAGTACGACAGATTACAACCGATGAACCACCAGTAGACTTTACTTCTATAGGTGAGGACTTTTTGATACATTATTGGCCTGCACTAATTGCTATGGCTCTAATACTTGCCGCATCAGTTACTGCTGCATTGGTACTTGCAAGAAGAGAAGAGGAGATCTCAAATGGCAGAACTGATTGA
- a CDS encoding Proton-translocating NADH-quinone oxidoreductase, chain M has translation MAYILGKRWGISAAMWFTFGLLLYCTVLIITASLQGGYEERYPWTELFGEFGFVLDGLASPFAILIYVMSTILAVYSKPYMVHKFKEKYAQLYNSNQNSDGTETVVAGIESEKFVNSQSGTYYALFLVFAMGMLGTILSTNLIEFYIFFEVMLIPGFFLVAFWGDGARRKISLMFLFWTHVGAVVLLLGFLAIGLSLGSFDYIDIASAELTGDIMLFAAVAILIGLGVKLAAFMFHVWLPWVHGAAPTPISALLSPVMIGIGAYGIFRLVIEFMPIQYEQLAIWLHVWGLVTMIYGGAMALMQDDIKRLFAYSSISQMGYLLFGIGSYSATGLAGAEMMYVTHALGKGLLFMTAGILIVNVGTRSLSKLGGLAGKMPITAVCAVIGAMTIMGVPPTSGFMGEWIVFYGALETAIEEGSTLRMVTFGLGMLATALTMAYMLWMLKRVFFGKLPENLSHAKDGSWYMLVPMMILAGFTIVLGIYPDIFLEGITGYMNGVLGGA, from the coding sequence GTGGCGTATATACTAGGAAAGAGATGGGGCATCTCTGCTGCAATGTGGTTTACGTTTGGACTGTTACTCTATTGCACTGTTTTGATAATCACAGCATCACTTCAAGGTGGATACGAGGAGCGTTATCCATGGACAGAGTTATTTGGTGAGTTTGGATTTGTTCTAGATGGATTAGCTTCTCCATTTGCGATTCTCATATACGTGATGAGCACCATACTAGCAGTATACTCTAAACCATACATGGTGCACAAATTCAAAGAAAAGTATGCCCAACTGTACAACTCAAACCAAAACTCTGATGGAACAGAGACTGTTGTGGCTGGAATAGAGAGTGAAAAATTTGTAAACTCTCAATCTGGAACATACTATGCACTATTTTTGGTATTTGCGATGGGAATGCTTGGAACTATTCTCTCTACAAATCTGATAGAATTTTATATCTTTTTTGAGGTAATGCTCATACCTGGTTTCTTTCTAGTAGCATTTTGGGGTGATGGGGCACGACGCAAGATATCACTCATGTTTTTGTTTTGGACTCATGTGGGAGCAGTCGTACTCTTGCTGGGATTTTTGGCAATCGGTCTATCTTTGGGCAGTTTTGACTATATAGATATTGCATCTGCAGAGCTGACAGGGGATATTATGTTATTTGCCGCAGTGGCCATATTGATTGGTCTTGGGGTAAAACTTGCTGCATTTATGTTCCACGTGTGGCTCCCATGGGTGCACGGTGCAGCTCCAACTCCGATAAGTGCATTGCTATCTCCTGTTATGATAGGTATTGGCGCATACGGAATATTCAGACTCGTAATAGAGTTTATGCCAATCCAGTATGAACAGCTTGCCATATGGTTGCATGTTTGGGGACTTGTCACCATGATATACGGTGGTGCCATGGCATTGATGCAAGATGATATCAAGCGACTCTTTGCATATTCGAGCATCAGCCAGATGGGATATCTCTTGTTTGGAATCGGCTCTTACTCTGCAACAGGTCTTGCAGGTGCAGAGATGATGTATGTTACACATGCTTTGGGTAAGGGATTGCTATTCATGACTGCAGGAATTCTAATCGTAAATGTGGGAACTCGTAGCCTCTCAAAACTTGGTGGACTTGCAGGCAAGATGCCAATAACGGCAGTATGTGCTGTTATCGGAGCCATGACGATAATGGGAGTGCCTCCAACTAGTGGATTTATGGGCGAATGGATCGTCTTTTATGGTGCACTAGAGACTGCAATCGAAGAGGGCTCAACACTCCGCATGGTAACATTTGGACTTGGTATGCTAGCAACAGCTTTGACAATGGCGTACATGTTGTGGATGTTAAAGCGCGTCTTTTTTGGCAAGCTTCCAGAGAATCTCTCACATGCAAAAGATGGTAGTTGGTATATGCTTGTCCCAATGATGATACTAGCTGGATTTACAATTGTACTAGGTATCTACCCTGACATCTTTTTGGAAGGAATTACTGGATATATGAACGGCGTATTGGGAGGTGCCTAG
- a CDS encoding NADH-ubiquinone oxidoreductase subunit H, which translates to MSTIAPKFRLGYFIKSIMDNAFWVLVLVTLAGIPIIQIVLFYIKLPIVDGSLVNPFLALTLLAHPEIALPLFKTLLYTDFFRVLVFPGFGFAALVAAGTIFAERKILAKLQLRVGPFYCGKVEGILQLMADGLKLVSKEIIIPAKADKPIFVAAPLLFIGAAAAFIAFIPAAPGWVVADVDMGLIAIFAVIGFFPIITVLSAWSSNSKFPFIGGIRALYQMVSFEIPLILSCLGVVILTGTLNLSEIVESQSFLPWIIFMPIGAIVFFICALAELERIPFDLPEAESEIVAGWLTEFSGMMYGLVQLGSYLKLYAFAALFVILFLGGWNGPSFWPPLDSQLINDGITMGPIRTALPGLPIFSMEFFSAVGWFVLKTVGVIFFILLPRGVFPRIRIDMLLQIGWYKLIGMAFVNIFIALALVYAGVIGPEGIF; encoded by the coding sequence ATGTCTACAATTGCACCAAAGTTCAGACTAGGATATTTCATAAAGTCGATAATGGACAACGCGTTTTGGGTGCTAGTATTGGTTACATTGGCTGGAATACCAATCATACAGATTGTACTCTTTTACATCAAACTTCCAATCGTGGATGGATCATTGGTAAATCCATTCCTTGCCTTGACGCTTTTAGCCCACCCTGAGATCGCTCTACCGTTATTCAAGACTCTACTGTATACTGACTTTTTCAGAGTGTTGGTATTTCCTGGTTTTGGATTTGCAGCTCTTGTGGCAGCTGGAACGATATTTGCAGAACGCAAGATACTTGCAAAGCTACAACTCCGCGTAGGGCCATTCTACTGTGGCAAGGTGGAGGGAATACTACAACTGATGGCAGATGGATTAAAACTGGTCTCAAAGGAGATCATCATTCCTGCAAAAGCAGACAAGCCGATATTTGTAGCAGCTCCTCTGTTGTTCATTGGAGCAGCAGCAGCATTCATCGCATTCATACCTGCAGCACCAGGATGGGTTGTTGCCGACGTGGACATGGGATTGATTGCAATATTTGCAGTTATAGGATTCTTTCCAATCATCACTGTACTCTCTGCATGGTCATCAAATAGCAAATTCCCATTCATCGGAGGCATACGAGCACTATACCAGATGGTCTCATTTGAGATTCCACTAATACTCTCATGTCTAGGAGTGGTCATATTGACTGGCACACTAAACCTATCTGAGATTGTAGAGAGTCAGTCATTTTTACCGTGGATTATATTCATGCCCATAGGTGCAATCGTATTTTTCATATGTGCACTAGCTGAGCTTGAACGTATACCATTTGATCTACCAGAGGCTGAGAGCGAGATTGTTGCCGGATGGCTGACAGAGTTCTCTGGTATGATGTACGGACTAGTACAGCTGGGCTCTTATTTGAAATTATACGCATTTGCAGCACTCTTTGTGATATTGTTTCTAGGTGGATGGAATGGCCCATCATTTTGGCCTCCACTTGATTCACAGCTCATAAACGATGGAATAACCATGGGACCTATACGCACGGCGCTTCCTGGTCTACCGATATTCTCGATGGAATTCTTTAGTGCTGTTGGATGGTTTGTATTAAAGACAGTCGGAGTGATCTTTTTTATACTGCTACCAAGGGGAGTCTTTCCACGCATCCGTATAGATATGTTATTACAAATAGGGTGGTACAAGCTGATTGGGATGGCATTTGTAAACATCTTTATCGCACTCGCGCTCGTATATGCAGGCGTAATAGGTCCGGAGGGAATATTCTAG
- a CDS encoding CRISPR-associated protein Cas4 — translation MITKSELDLLPISGLQHFVFCPRQFALIHIEQIWIDNVLTAEGRQLHKKAHELGTKIVGRDMKIVRGMPLRSMQIGLTGIADIVEFFRTKDGWIPFPIEYKRGKPKSHRADEIQLCAQAICLEEMIGHKVPVGAIYYNKNKSRHKVVFDDNLRSLTSDASRSMHNLFDSRITPSPIYGKYCESCSILHQCMPKQIERKKNIKNWISEYVKS, via the coding sequence ATGATTACTAAATCTGAACTTGATCTACTCCCAATCTCTGGACTACAGCATTTTGTATTCTGTCCACGTCAATTTGCTCTCATACACATTGAACAAATTTGGATTGATAACGTTTTAACTGCGGAAGGGCGACAATTGCATAAAAAAGCTCATGAATTAGGCACTAAAATAGTGGGTCGTGATATGAAAATAGTTAGAGGTATGCCACTACGATCAATGCAGATTGGTTTGACTGGAATCGCAGATATTGTTGAATTTTTTAGGACTAAAGATGGTTGGATTCCTTTTCCTATAGAGTATAAACGTGGTAAACCAAAATCACACCGTGCAGATGAAATACAACTATGTGCTCAAGCTATATGTCTTGAAGAAATGATTGGACACAAGGTTCCTGTAGGTGCTATATATTATAACAAAAATAAATCTCGTCACAAGGTAGTTTTTGATGATAATTTACGATCTCTAACTAGTGATGCATCACGTTCTATGCATAATCTTTTTGATTCAAGAATTACTCCATCTCCAATATATGGAAAATATTGTGAATCATGTTCCATCTTACATCAATGTATGCCAAAACAGATTGAACGAAAAAAAAATATTAAAAATTGGATATCCGAATATGTGAAATCATGA